Proteins co-encoded in one Bremerella sp. TYQ1 genomic window:
- a CDS encoding RNA-binding protein, with translation MKKKLYVGNLPYSYTGTDLENLFGEYGPVAYVSVISDRETGRSRGFGFVEMDNDQDASAAIDALNGFDVDGRKLVVNEAREREQRPGGPRGGGGGGHRGGGGGGGYRGGR, from the coding sequence GTGAAGAAGAAATTGTACGTAGGGAATCTCCCTTACAGCTACACCGGTACCGATTTGGAAAACCTCTTCGGTGAGTATGGCCCAGTCGCTTACGTGAGCGTTATCTCCGATCGCGAAACCGGCCGTTCGCGCGGTTTTGGTTTCGTTGAAATGGACAACGACCAAGACGCTTCGGCTGCCATCGACGCCCTGAACGGTTTCGACGTCGACGGTCGTAAGCTGGTCGTCAACGAAGCTCGCGAACGTGAACAACGTCCCGGCGGCCCACGTGGTGGCGGCGGCGGTGGTCACCGTGGCGGTGGCGGCGGCGGTGGATACCGCGGCGGTCGCTAA